In Nicotiana tabacum cultivar K326 chromosome 17, ASM71507v2, whole genome shotgun sequence, one DNA window encodes the following:
- the LOC107815585 gene encoding uncharacterized protein LOC107815585, with translation MTSPGSERLALTPVNRTLVSASGRVSSSRTPLTDEVIWKRLREAGFDEDSIKRRDKAALIAYIAKLEAELYDHQYQMGLLILERKEWDSKNEQFKAASESAEFLYKRERAARQADEAEAKKREDNLKKALGIEKECVANIEKALHEMRAECAESKVASEIKLAEARSMMEDAQKKYADAEEKLRKAESLEAEASLFQRSAERKLREVEAREDDLRRQTLSFKSDCEAKEKEIHLEKQSLSERLKTLQRSQEELLDAQALLNKREDFIFNRSQELNRREKDLDNAKLNLENDVKALNEEKHNLELKLKPISAREEAVIKKECELTKKEEELLLLQGKLESKEIGGVKQVMANQEATLVTKISSIEVELETKRKLVEGEIQTKRRAWELKDMDIKHREDLLADKEHDLEIQSRTLVEKEKELEDRLHVIEEKERNLQATEKEIELKRTVLQQEREGINKMKNDLEKSAKMLDEKRKTIDHEEENVEAMKSETQELLILETRLKQEIDMIREEKEEIEKEADRLKAEKAKFETEWEVIDEKREELQKEAERVAEERIAISKLLKDSRDSLKAEKNAIQEEYKQNLESLSRDREAFMYEIECERAEWFSKIQKERENFLLDVEMQKKELENRIEKRREEIETDLKEKEKAFEEQKKRELQDIASQRETVEKELEHVGLELKKLDAERKDINLDRERRDKEWAELNNAIEELKVQRLKLEKQRELLHADREEILAQIEQLKKLEDVKIIPDRIVTPKKLHSDLQSNKHSAKRFPKHPSVLDASPNGNYNNGVRQDISSIIKENDSSSSPLSTPFSWLKRCADTLLDRTQSNKRRRENGDFTSQSTENGASRPLSTAPDAPEVEHLEVPPDQTPIAAAETTVYVDKIVTVREVTTIDVKKATEASQETLSGESGQKVRNNGSLESDQNGKLEGRSRRTRAKRK, from the exons ATGACAAGTCCAGGGTCAGAGAGACTGGCTTTGACTCCGGTGAATCGAACGCTTGTTTCGGCGTCAGGTAGGGTTTCAAGTTCAAGAACCCCTTTGACAGATGAAGTCATATGGAAGCGACTGCGTGAAGCTGGGTTTGATGAGGACTCCATTAAACGCAGAGATAAAGCAGCTCTTATTGCCTATATTGCCAAACTCGAAGCTGAG CTGTATGACCATCAATATCAGATGGGTCTTCTCATCCTGGAAAGGAAGGAGTGGGATTCCAAGAATGAACAATTTAAAGCAGCTTCCGAGTCAGCTGAATTCTTATACAAGCGCGAACGCGCTGCACGTCAGGCTGATGAGGCTGAAGCTAAGAAACGTGAAGATAATCTGAAGAAAGCTCTTGGGATTGAGAAAGAATGCGTTGCAAAC ATTGAGAAAGCGTTGCATGAGATGCGAGCAGAATGTGCTGAATCAAAAGTTGCATCTGAAATTAAATTGGCTGAAGCACGAAGCATGATGGAGGATGCTCAGAAGAAGTACGCTGATGCAGAGGAAAAGTTGCGTAAAGCAGAATCCTTGGAAGCAGAAGCCAGCCTTTTTCAGCGTAGTGCAGAAAGAAAATTACGTGAAGTTGAGGCACGAGAAGATGATCTTAGGAGACAGACATTATCATTCAAGTCAGA TTGTGAAGCTAAAGAGAAAGAGATCCATCTGGAGAAACAATCTTTATCTGAAAGGCTGAAAACTCTACAGCGGTCGCAGGAAGAGTTACTTGATGCTCAGGCTTTGCTCAATAAGAGGGAAGATTTTATATTTAACAGATCTCAAGAACTGAACAGACGCGAGAAAGACTTAGACAATGCTAAATTAAATTTGGAGAATGACGTTAAAGCCCTGAATGAGGAAAAGCACAATCTGGAGCTGAAACTTAAGCCTATATCTGCAAGAGAGGAA GCCGTAATAAAAAAGGAATGTGAGCTTACCAAGAAAGAGGAAGAACTACTGCTATTACAGGGGAAGCTTGAAAGCAAGGAGATC GGTGGCGTTAAACAGGTTATGGCTAATCAGGAGGCCACGCTAGTAACTAAGATTTCCTCTATCGAGGTGGAGTTGGAAACAAAACGAAAATTGGTGGAAGGTGAGATTCAGACCAAGAGGCGGGCTTGGGAGTTGAAAGATATGGATATTAAGCATCGGGAGGACCTACTTGCTGACAAGGAACACGATTTGGAGATTCAATCAAGAACACTGGTTGAGAAGGAGAAAGAGTTGGAAGACAGGTTACATGTTATTGAGGAAAAGGAAAGAAACCTCCAAGCTACTGAAAAAGAGATAGAGTTGAAGAGAACAGTTTTGCAGCAAGAAAGGGAAGGAATtaacaaaatgaaaaatgatcttgaaaagtcTGCGAAAATGCTGgatgaaaaaagaaaaaccatcGACCATGAGGAAGAAAATGTGGAGGCTATGAAAAGTGAAACTCAAGAGTTGCTGATTCTGGAAACAAGGCTAAAGCAAGAGATTGATATGATTAGAGAGGAGAAAGAAGAGATTGAAAAGGAGGCAGATCGGTTGAAAGCAGAGAAAGCTAAATTTGAGACTGAATGGGAGGtaattgatgagaaaagagaagagTTGCAGAAAGAAGCTGAACGTGTGGCTGAGGAGAGGATAGCCATTTCTAAGCTTCTTAAGGATAGCCGTGACAGCCTGAAAGCAGAGAAGAATGCAATTCAAGAAGAATATAAACAAAATCTGGAGTCACTTTCTCGTGACCGTGAAGCCTTCATGTATGAAATTGAGTGTGAGCGTGCAGAATGGTTTAGCAAAATTCAGAAAGAACGTGAAAACTTTTTGTTGGATGTTGAGATGCAGAAGAAAGAGCTAGAGAACCGCATTGAAAAAAGGCGTGAAGAAATAGAGACTGacctaaaagaaaaggaaaaggcctTTGaggaacaaaagaaaagagaacttcAGGATATTGCATCTCAGAGGGAGACTGTGGAGAAGGAATTGGAGCATGTTGGGCTGGAGTTGAAGAAACTAGATGCTGAGAGAAAAGATATCAATTTGGATCGTGAGAGAAGGGACAAAGAGTGGGCAGAGCTAAATAATGCTATAGAAGAGCTTAAGGTGCAAAGGCTGAAATTAGAGAAACAAAGGGAATTACTTCATGCTGATAGGGAGGAGATTCTTGCTCAGATTGAGCAGTTAAAAAAATTGGAGGATGTTAAGATCATACCAGATCGTATTGTCACTCCCAAAAAATTACATTCGGATCTACAATCCAATAAACATTCTGCAAAAAGGTTTCCGAAGCATCCCTCGGTACTGGATGCTAGTCCGAATGGTAATTATAATAATGGTGTTAGACAAGATATTTCTTCCATCATTAAAGAAAACGACAGTTCATCTTCTCCTCTCTCTACTCCATTCTCGTGGCTTAAGAGATGTGCTGATACATTGCTTGATCGTACACAAAGTAACAAAAGGCGGAGGGAAAATGGGGATTTTACAAGTCAATCGACCGAGAATGGTGCATCACG TCCATTATCAACAGCACCAGACGCACCAGAAGTTGAACACTTGGAAGTGCCACCTGACCAAACTCCCATTGCTGCAGCGGAGACCACTGTGTATGTTGATAAAATTGTTACTGTTCGAGAAGTGACAACAATCGATGTTAAAAAAGCCACGGAGGCAAGTCAG GAGACTCTGTCTGGGGAAAGTGGTCAGAAGGTGAGGAACAATGGTAGCTTGGAATCAGATCAAAATGGGAAGCTTGAGGGCAGATCCCGAAGGACTAGGGCAAAGAGGAAGTAG